From the Lactuca sativa cultivar Salinas chromosome 9, Lsat_Salinas_v11, whole genome shotgun sequence genome, the window AAGAGAATGTCTAGGAATTTTCATCTCAAGATTTAGAATATATGAGTCTTATTATATTCCTTTTATTAGAATCCAATCCCGATGGAGGATTTTCTATTCATTGAATATCGAAAGAGAAGACTAGGTCTAAGTAAGGTATACGAAGGAAAGCCTATTTTACGTTTTAGCAAAGATATTCGCTTTTCAAACTTTATATTGTGCACAAATAGCGCGCAATACCGACGTAAATTACTATTAGATTTGATTGGGGTTGGGTTAGGTTGGAGTTTTTAACCAGACTCGTGTCATGATACAAAATTCCATAGAATTGGGTATACCAAACGAAGGGTACTATAATTAACTCGTTGATTTCGGACAGGAAAAGATGAAAATTGCAGATGAATTTTCCTACGAAGAGTACTGAACAAAAGTTGGTTTGTTTATCCACAACTGGAAAAAGATCGATTGGGTCCATTGAAATGAAATGTGTTTTTGCTTTTAGTTTGATATTCTACTTTAAACGATCCCCTTGAATGGGCTTATAGTAATGATTGTCTTTTgataaacactactagaaaaaaggccttttacgacgctcattgcgcgtcgtaaaaggctcagacgacgcgcaaatgcgtgtcaaggaaggccctgtcataaagagagacgacgcgcttttgcgcgtcgtctatagacgacgcgcatttacgacgctcatttacgacgcgcaattacgacgcacatttacgacacgcaatgcgtatcaaggaaggccctgtcataaaggaagatgacacgcattcgcgtgtcgtaaccttacgacgcgcgtgttaatgacacgcaatgcgtatcaagaaagcccctgtcaagaaaggccatgtcataaatgaagatgacacacatttttgcgtatcgtaaatttaaatgtttaaaaaaataaatttatatatttattaatttttaaattaaatttgcatttaatttctcataatagaaataaaataccatatacaaaaaatacaatccattgcataatataaaataaaatttcatactcaaaaaataaaataaattacacaaattgtaatgtcatacaaagaatcattcaaatgttaaacaaaaataatacattgctaacatgggttatacatttctataaaactaacaaataatcatacaactctgtttcttactggaaaggaatgtcaaacatgattacaagtctcccttaatcttgattactcacctgcttaagtagaatgttgttgttgagaaggttacctagcaacagagaaaaacacaacacctctcccacaatcacaacatcatttacagagaaagggttgtcaattactttcattaagactttcattcaatcacaaaaatattaaataaaagggtgaaacaataacttacttttgataagttgatctcccttagagcaaacacagctaaaacattgaacaagaccctatttccctcttcttttaaagtttccagaatgtttagaatgctctccttactcataatatataatcaataatCAGATTGAATTATATATTATGAGTAAGTAATAAATTACATGTAACACAATAAAGTATTATTAAGGAACTTGTgagttcaaatattattttttacactcagatgccaaaatattttatgttattcttCTACAAGTTGAGAACCAACTCAAACATGAAAGATAATAGTCCATCTGGCAGCTTTTGATGACATGGCAAATGAAATTTCTCAGAGATAGAATAATACCTGTACTATCAAAATGATGGCAACCACAACAGGTGGTCCAATAACTACAGCCAAAAACATGTCTTTAATCATGTctggaaagaaaagaaagattgtTTGCTGCAATCATAAATCCCATGTGTTACAAACTTATTtccaaatttaaattaaataaaaagagaaaactGTAAAAACAAATTATATCCAAGGTAATACACCATACAACAAAATAGCAAAGTCCATCAGTATTGTTACAAACCCATGAAGGAAGTGGAAGTTactggaaaaaaaaacatatgatttGAGGCCTGTTCTCCATTCTTCCTAATAAGATAAATTGAGAagcatttttcaaaaaaacaccgttttcttaattattagaaCACATTAGGAAAGCTTTATACTCTTTGATTTAAGAAGCTAAGTAAACTAtaagaaatccacaacaaaaagaaactataagaaatccacaacaaaaagaTTTGAAACTTACCTGTCCAGTAAGAAGAGGGGTATCAGCAACAAGCTTGAAAGCAATAGGCCTTGGAGTACGCACAGGCCAAGCCTGCAAATAAAAGGTGCATCAAGTATAAAAGAGAACAGGGAAACTGATATTAAAAACAAGAACTTTGATCATTAgaataaaagagagagagaaaatagagagggaagaaatggaatggaatgactcattccattccatttcaTTCTATATTCCAACCTTTACCTTGTTTTCTTATCattatcagttgtaatatatatatatatatatatatatatatatatatatatatatatatatatatatatatatatatattacaactgcAACTGGGAACACTGTAACTCCTAGGCACCAagaagggtatttttggaaattgtAAAAGATCAAAAAGGGTATTTCAGGAAAGTAAAAAACCCAAAAGGGTATGTTTGGAAATTGAGATACCTGAACAAGCTCTTCATTTTCAGTAGCACAATTGGGTTTATCTTCATTTTCAATAGCacacttgcaaaaattttaacttttaaaatccatcttagaaggactaaaggttagaaaggagaagtaatgaagctatgagttgagaaaagagtaatcacagcaaggtctctaaaacagacctgctgttcaaaacggatttactccaaaatctaaaacagaaacatagctttaactaaattttatagaaaactatgattgttcgggattccagaactataaagaactccttctaactccaaaggatgaattaaatatgaattttacaaaaaggtgtatcacttctatctccaacaagacagtcaagtgaggttggccaattctacccaacttgtgagtagaattcgtccataccaaaattcagagaagtaaaggacatacaaatgaaagtctcagagttggaattgaatgaaaagcatttcccaagctccggatataaaattcacattatggacaatcacaacactagtaaaagctggtgactgcccactgatctggagtctggatcaattctaaccaatttataattggaaataacaccccatctgctccagatcttaaattcataatatcaggaacatatagaaacttggaatcactctggatccttttccaagccttataaatgatgaaaacaaaatgacatatcagaacagacccggatcagacctaacagcaaagattccattcttgcacatagataaagtccttaccagtgaagttgggctgcttaagaaagttagccaactcaatttgtgaactttgggaactggtttggggtacgtttgagttctatagctcaaggtatgatttttacaatatgactatagatctgatggaaaacagaatcaattTGTGAGCTGGCAAGGAGCTCATTGATTTCTTCTAATAATGGGCATTGGAGTGAAGGTGAGAATGGAAATAATGATATGAGACTACTGTGACCAAGGGTATGATTTTCATTTTCTAACACAACATACCATTTTCTGTTTTCACCTggaattaattttcacaaaataaaaaaaaacatataaggttttctcaagtatcaactataaaaaataaaaaccagtTTCCACTAATCTCGATTGATGTTACTGCTATTCAGATgaaagaagaagaggagagaagtaaaatagagaaaggaaaagaaggagCTACTATGGATCTTATGCAAGTGCTTCTTGCCAGCACTAAAGAAGTTAAGGAACAAAATGATGGGTTTGTTGATGTGGtgaagaaaaccaaaggaaataatGGAAATTTGTTGTCAAAAGAAGCTACAGTGGGGGAAAAACAGTTTTCGAGTCAGGGGCATCAAGGGAATTTCTCGAAAAATGAAGGTGCAGGGGTTTTTGCTGGAAACCGCAAGCAGGGGCAAAAAGGGAATTATCCGAAAATTGGAAATTCTGGGGCTTCTGCTGGAATTCGCTATCAAGGGTATAATGGGAATAATCAGGAAAATTTGGAATTTAGTTTTGATAGAGGTGGGAAGACAGGAGGTAAAAATGGGCAGGGGTATTATGGGAATATTGAGCCAATGAAAGGAAAGTCTAATGATTCAAAGATTGAACAGGGGCAAAGTTGGAAAAGTAACAAGGTTATGGGAAAGAACAAGGATGGGGGTGATGTTTCGGAAGTCAAAGGGTTTGTGGGGAATAGTTCTATGAGTCGGCCTGACCAGGAAGCTAAAAAATCAGAAGCAGGGGTAAATTTTAATGGTAACAGGCAGGGCTATATTCCGAAATCTGGTGCTCGATTTCAAAATCAATATTATGGCTTGCTTTTAAAATCGAtttcattaattttatataagaaGGGTACAGCTGACCTAATTTTATATAAGAACTCTAGAACTGATACGTACCTTTCTCTTTGATAATTTCTTTTAAGATGACTATTGTTTAGGGCTATCAACAACACCGTCATCTCCGCTACCATAGTGTAATAAACAAAGCACCATTGAAGGCCCTTCATCCTCTTGGTGATTTGCATCAGTTTACCGAACATTACATTGGGAAAAAAAGGcatttttttcttgaaatgaGGCTATTGCAATGCTGTCTTGAAAAAAAGGCATGTTTTCTTCTCCAATAGAAATTGATATCACATCAGCTCCATCAGCTACTGCAGCATCAAGCCCGGTTAAGATGTCACTCTCTGGCCAATCTAGACCAAAACATACTTTATAAACCGCCAGATGAGCATAAGGTGCCATCCCAACGGCTAATATTTCACTCTCTGGGCAATCTGGACAAAAAAGTAGACCATCAGTTGATTTTTTGTGATGGAAGTTTCGTTTGAGCAATTCAACGAACAGTTGGCATGCATTGTTCgaacaaaaaaattcaaaaaactatAACAGGTGATAGTTACACCAAATCATCCACCATGGTTGATTAATCGATAGACTGACTCTCTATCTCAATTTATTTGTAATTACAAGGAGAGTGAAATAAAAAGGAAAGGGGGGAAGTGGTAGCATAGGAAAGAAAAAAGTTCAGAACTTTAAAATCATGTCTACGTACCTTCAAAATTGAAGCCAAAAAACTCAAAACTGTTGATTCGTGGCTTGAATCGTTGTTGTGGTGCGATGTTAGAATGGTGGAGTCCAAGAGAAAACACAAATTATGATGGGTAGCTATCGTTATTGGTAATGCATGATTCATCAAAAGCCCTAGTTCTTCGGTCAATCGTCTATTTTGTGAAAGAAGATATTACCATTGCAAATGCGTTATGTCTGATTAGGGTTTGCATAGAGAAGGAGTGAAAGTCGATCGTAGAGGAAGGGGTTTGTAGAGAGAAGGAAGGGAGAGAATGAAATCGATCTAGCGGGTGTAGAGAGTACAGAGGAAGAGGAAGGAGgatgttcaaaattttgggggaagGAGAGACGAGAAGGTTGAGGTTTCGATTAGGAGTTGTTCAACAGGTAGCTTCAATTGACGGTTGATGAGTCGTAGTTGTCGATCAGCGCTACAATCGAAAGGAGTTGCAGTCACTGAACCATTTAACGCGAGGATCAGGTTTGAGACTAGAAGAGGCAATGAGGATTGGAGGCAATGGATGTGGGTGAGGGTGGAGACGAGGGAGAAGAAGGCGGGGGTTTAAAAaaattggggatttcattttccctctaagCAGAAGTGAGAagcgcgtttcttaaaaaaatataaaacgacattcataGACGACGCACCTTTTAgctaaagtgccctccgtgttttttatttttttacattagacactaatttaagggcacgcaataatgcgcgacctaaatccttaaattttttgaagagatgacacttatTTAACgttactctcttttgcgtaacatctATCTCCGAGTGTCgttgtttgcgcgtcgtaaaagggtctttttcttgtagtgaaagcAATCAGTCAGTTAAAACAATAACGAGgaaattcaaatgaaaaatgatacaatttttttttaatattcatttttattttatagggCTCTAGGGCTATACGGACTCGAACCGTAGACTTTCTCGGTAAAACAGATCAaacttattattatcaaaatgatCTGAACTGTTTCAAAGACCCAACATGCATTTTTTGTGCATTGGGCTCTTTCATTAACTGATATAAATATCAGCTAGTCCgccatttttattttttaccGAAAAATAAGGAGATGACTCCATGTGCTCTGAGTCATTATGTGGATTCAGATTCAGGAACACTACCAAAGTTTTTCAAGGGGGGTTATCTTGACGTAGGTCTGCCTTTGGCCTAGATTAACCTAAGTGAAATGAAGTCTCTATCGCTCtatttaaaaatcaaatatgAAACTTCGTACACCTTAAAATTCATAGGACGAAAAGAGATTTTTTTGAGGCCCTTATGCTCAGCCTAGCATTGAATAGACTGGGTATTCACCTTATCAATATATCAAATCAATGATGGGGTCTGTTTGGCACCTAACTGGGCACCTAAACGGACCGAACCCTTGTCAGGCTATTGTTCTCTTCTTCCCTCAAAGTTATGGAATGGAGTAAGACATCGATTTGTCAATAAGATCAATTTTTTTGATTCCATGATGGACTCCCCTGAAAAACATCGGCGCGCGTGTAAACGAGGTGCTCTACCAACTGAGCTATAGCCCTTAGTGCttgtaatatatattttattatgtcAATAATTTTTTGTCAAGATGAATATTCTCAAGATGACTATTCCATGATCCAAGATCATATTGATCGGTATTGCTTCTAAGTAATATGATATTTATAATCCATCGGTGGGATGAGTCCCTTTTGGTTTTCTTTGTGAAGATAAATGACCTACTTAACTCAGCGGTTAGAGTATTGCTTTCATACGGCGGGAGTCATTGGTTCAAATCCAATAGTAGGTAGAACTTATTAGATACCGCGGTCCATGGTATCTAATAAGTTTTTATACCCATTTTCTTTTAGTGATATTGATTTTTTatcttttctatttctttttcgtTGCATCAAAATCTGATTTTGCTTGATTGTATTTACTCGACAGAATCAAGTCAAAGAAAACACCCAAAGGGTGTATAAGTGTATAAATCGATGATTATTCGGACGCACCTAGTGGTTATGAAATCGCATTGATAGCCTCTACCCGTGTCCTAGCCCGTCGGAGAGCTAGATTTGCCTCAATTGTTTGTCTCTTTCCTTCAGCTTTTCTCAAAGCAGCTTCCGCTATTTCAAGAGTTTGCTGAGCTTCTTGTGGATCAATGTCACCACTTTTCTCTGCATCATTTACTAAAACAGTGATCTCATTATTACCTATTCTAGCAAAACCGCCCATCAGAGCCATCGTTAGCCATTGGTCGTTAAGGCGTATTCTCAAAATACCTATATCTACTGATGTGGCAATAGGAGCGTGATTTGGTAATACGCCAATTTGTCCactattagtagataaaatgatTTCTTTCACTTCTGAATCCCAAACTATTCGATTAGGGGTCAGTACACAAAGATTTAAGGTCATTTCTTCAAATTGCTCTCCATTTCTAAGTTCATAGCCTTCGCCGTAGCTTCATCGATGTTACCTACCAAATAAAAAGCCTGTTCAGGAAGACCATCTAATTCTCCGGAAAGGATTAATTGAAAGCCTCTAATTGTTTCTGCTAAACCAACATATTTTCCCGGAGAACCCGTAAATACTTCTGCTACAAAAAAAGGTTGTGATAAGAAACGCTCAATTTTTCGCGCTCTTGCTACGGTTAAACGATCCTCTTCGGATAATTCGTCCAATCCAAGAATAGCTATAATATCTTGAAGTTCTTTGTAACGTTGTAAAGTTTGCTTAACCTCTTGTGCAGTGTCATAATGTTCTTCACCAACGATCCGGGGTTGTAGCATAGTTGACGTTGAATCTAAAGGATCTACTGCTGGATAGATACCTTTGGCGGCTAATCCCCTTGATAGTACGGTAGTAGCATCTAAATGTGCAAATGTCGTAGCAGGAGCAGGGTGGGTCAAATCATCTGCAGGTACATAAACAGCTTGAATAGAAGTTATGGACCCTTCTTTGGTAGAAGTAATTCTTTCTTGTAAAGAACCCATTTCGGTACTAAGGGTAGGTTGATAACCCACAGCGGAAGGCATTCTACCCAACAAGGCGGATACTTCAGATCCTGCTTGGACAAAACGGAAGATATTGTCAATAAATAAAAGTACATCTTGTTCATTAACATCTCGGAAATATTCCGCCATAGTTAGGGCAGTCAAACCAACTCTCATACGAGCTCCCGGCGGTTCATTCATCTGACCGTAAACTAGAGCTACTTTTGATTCTGgaatatttttttcattaattacTCCAGATTCTTTCATTTCCATGTAAAGATCATTTCCTTCACGAGTCCGTTCACCGACTCCGCCAAATACAGATACGCCTCCGTGAGCTTTGGCAATATTGTTAATCAATTCCATAATGAGTACTGTTTTACCCACGCCAGCTCCCCCGAATAGTCCGATTTTTCCTCCACGGCGATAAGGGGCTAAAAGATCTACTACTTTAATTCCGGTTTCAAAAATAGATAATTTTGTATCTAACTGTATAAAGGCAGGCGCAGATCTATGAATAGGAAATGTTGTACTAGTATCTACAGGACCTAAATTATCAACAGGCTCGCCAAGCACGTTGAAAATTCGTCCGAGAGTCGCTCCACCGACCGGAACACTTAGTGGAGCTCCCGTATCAATTACGTCCATCCCTCTCGTTAGACCATCTGTAGCACTCATAGCTACGGCCCTAACTCGATTGTTTCCTAATAATTGCTGTACCTCACAAGTCACATTAATTGGTTGACCAGCAGTATCTCGACCCTTAACTACTAGAGCGTTATAAATATTAGGCATTTTGCCTGGCGTCAAGGCTACATCTAGTACCGGACCAATGATTTGGGCGATACGCCCCAGTGTCTTTTTGTCAAGCGTGGTAACCCCAGAACCAGAAGTAGTAGGATTCATTCTCATATTCATAATATAACAATAAAGtaaaaaatcttgaaattttttgCGAACAGGATCGCATTCAAAATAAATCTCCGATGTCAAGTTGATCGGTTAATTCAAAAGAAAGGAGAGTTAGCACACGATTTTGTTAGTACCATCCAACCGAATCCAATTTAATTGTTTACTTATTCAATTTCAATGAGTTAATTTTCAAGTTCAACCAacccattttcaaaataaaaagtagATGAATAAGAATCTTGAGAAAATCTTTCATTTGTCTATCATTATAGACAATCCCATCTATATTATCTATGGAATTCGAACCTGAACTCTATTTACGATTCAGTATTTCTATATAATTGGCTCTTCTTATTTCTATTCATTTAGGTATATCctgttgttcttttttttttaccTTCTCATAGAAAAATTCCACATATTTTCACATCTAGGATTTACATATACAACATCACTTACAACATATATCACTGTCAAGAGGGAATTTCTTAGTATTTGGGTGATTTTTAGTTATTTcgattcaaaaaataaataaataagaattggGTTGCGCCATATATATGAAAGAGTATACAATAATGATGTATTTGCCGAATCAAATACCATGGTCTAATAATCAAGCATTCTGATTAGTTGATAATTTTACTATTAgttgggaattttgtgaaaggTTCCTGTAAAAAGTTTCATTAACGCCTAATTCATGTCGAGTAGACCTTGTTGTTGTGAGAATTCTTAATTCATGAGTTGTAGAGAGGGATTTATGTCACCACAAACAGAGACTAAAGCAAGTGTTGGATTCAAAGCTGGTGTTAAAGATTATAAATTGACTTATTATACTCCTGAGTATGAAACCAAGGATACTGATATTTTGGCAGCATTTCGAGTAACTCCTCAACCTGGAGTTCCGCCTGAAGAAGCAGGGGCCGCAGTAGCTGCCGAATCTTCTACTGGTACATGGACAACTGTGTGGACCGATGGACTTACGAGCCTTGATCGTTACAAAGGGCGATGCTATGGAATCGAGCCTGTTCCTGGAGAAGAAAATCAATATATTGCTTATGTAG encodes:
- the LOC128128737 gene encoding ATP synthase subunit beta, chloroplastic-like, whose translation is MNMRMNPTTSGSGVTTLDKKTLGRIAQIIGPVLDVALTPGKMPNIYNALVVKGRDTAGQPINVTCEVQQLLGNNRVRAVAMSATDGLTRGMDVIDTGAPLSVPVGGATLGRIFNVLGEPVDNLGPVDTSTTFPIHRSAPAFIQLDTKLSIFETGIKVVDLLAPYRRGGKIGLFGGAGVGKTVLIMELINNIAKAHGGVSVFGGVGERTREGNDLYMEMKESGVINEKNIPESKVALVYGQMNEPPGARMRVGLTALTMAEYFRDVNEQDVLLFIDNIFRFVQAGSEVSALLGRMPSAVGYQPTLSTEMGSLQERITSTKEGSITSIQAVYVPADDLTHPAPATTFAHLDATTVLSRGLAAKGIYPAVDPLDSTSTMLQPRIVGEEHYDTAQEVKQTLQRYKELQDIIAILGLDELSEEDRLTVARARKIERFLSQPFFVAEVFTGSPGKYVGLAETIRGFQLILSGELDGLPEQAFYLVGNIDEATAKAMNLEMESNLKK